From Dermacentor albipictus isolate Rhodes 1998 colony chromosome 8, USDA_Dalb.pri_finalv2, whole genome shotgun sequence:
TACGCCACTGACGCTTACCCGCTGCAGACCCTACcgaaagtcagtgcagtactgcagatcttgcggggagataggacacagacaagacgtctgccctaatccaaacgatgaactatgtgacaactgcggagaaaacaacgctgatccaaataaccaccaatgcgaaccgaaatgtaagctctgcggaatgccccatgaaacggcgggtagagactgtcgaaggaagctgaaaccagccccgccaccgttgagagtcagggagcggtcaagatcgagacagagacgcttctggtaccaggccagcatGGTACCtaacaacgacaacgagcacatgatgaccatgtcaccatcgccacagtcaccgaatgaggccgagcagacaaaaagatccagatccaagtcgggatcgcgatcaagggaaagacaacagagcgttccccggacaacggcaacgggcgtggaacacgacaacacacagcgcaaggtgagctgggccaacgtcgtcagaggGAACATTCATACGTCgaaagaaaataatggcgttcaaaccacaagacactcgaggtacgaagccacgataatgattctccgaaaacagaacgatgaattgaagcgagagctagaacagcaaaagcagaagacacaagagaaggaagcccgCACACAAAAACAGCTCGAGTACCtgatgcgagaaatagaacaactacggaGAGAACAGACCCAGCAATCGCAAACACCCCTACCGCAGCCTGCatccccacccccaccaccatcaccaacagAGTCATCAACAACAAGTCAACAAGTCAACAGACCAGAGCCATccacactgtcgaaccaagcggtgataacccagaacgacctcaagacacttgaagaccgcatcaacgccaacgtgaccatcatgatggaaaccacactgtccacagtaacgcaggttatgcaaaacacggtaacacagatgatacagactggcttccaatctctcaagaacgaaatagagaaccagattcaggctctacagaccaaaatgacacaatccggagaaagtttcagtcaacgcattcacatgctagaagaaagagaaaatgctcgcaagaaacctaagtaccctgcgcgagaagccaagatgatgcagaccctaagcgaacaagatggcgaggcaatctaaagaggaagatgactacaagcaacacccacggctcaaaatttggcaatggaactgtcattctattcgaagtaagagaagcaaccttgtacaattctgcaagcagtttgacccagacattatagccttacaagaaaccgaagcagaagacttcaaggtcagtggttacctcactcacgtcactgacggtaaaacgaggacagcaatcctgaccaagaaagccatcaacgctcagcgacacgacatccaacaccgcatcgaacacaccctcgtcgaaatcgtacccgagaaaaaacagcagcaaagcctctttgtgttaaacgtgtacagcccaccaaaggaccacctaaaggatctagacaagcttatgagagaggtgaagaagctgagcaagggtaacgggctgatagtcgttggagattttaatgctccccatgtggcctggggttatgcggcctcaaagaaaaaaggagaagacgtgcacaacgtagcccaacaa
This genomic window contains:
- the LOC139049288 gene encoding shootin-1-like; the protein is MILRKQNDELKRELEQQKQKTQEKEARTQKQLEYLMREIEQLRREQTQQSQTPLPQPASPPPPPSPTESSTTSQQVNRPEPSTLSNQAVITQNDLKTLEDRINANHLSGQRFLSDDEVKEELKRFLNKLAAQFYDIGIH